TTATAATTGTTAGAAtcgggtttattatgggcttccaactcaaaaccaattggcaattagtggattggcgctaaccctttatatattacttaatgtcccattgattttccaatgtgggatacatatcccttaatacccctcctcgagatgatggctcttatcggccagaaatctcggaactttaagacagttatactcggtcgagcgagtCAATTACGACCTATATACCCGGTCGGGTAGggttaatattaattaggggTTTTAACTTATTAGGatctgggctctgataccatgttagaatcGGGTTTATTATGAgcttccaactcaaaaccaattggcaattagtggattggccctaaccctttatatattacttaatgtcccattgattttccaatgtgggatacatatcccttaataataataaaatgtcATTGCTTCTTGTGTTAAAGCATCACCTTGATATTAtttcctttctctttctcttcttattctttCAGATCTCTGATTTTCTTGATATCGACGAAAACATAAATCACAGGTTACTCCACTTAAGTTACCTCCACTTATACAACCAGCATCACCATTTACCACTGCATTAGTTTCTGCTGCTGTCGTCATCCGTCATTCAATTGATATCATTTCATATTATCTTCCATGTAGATCGTACTGTCCAATCTGGTTTGGAGGAAACGCTAGACGAGGTTCTGTCATTGCCGACATTAACTGACACGCCACCATCAGTGTTCTTCCATTTCCTAACTTCCatcgaaattaacaaaaatagcCCGGAATTGATGTCGCTTTCATATTGTCTTCCCCGTCTTCTttatgtttaacatttttaagttttcaaaTCTGCTCTATTATACATACATACTTATAtagtatagtttaatattatatatgattttcagattttaattacattatattttaaatttgggtTTATTAATTAGAGTTTACTgattagtgtttagtgtttagtatttGAAAGGTGAGGATGAAATTAGAAATAGGTTAAAATAAGGTTtagtattttacatttttgtttattgtgttctattctattatatacatatagaatagaaatgcaaaacaatatacattatatttttttttatgttctatTCTTAGTGTAacgtaatatattatataactatattattttaatatgttttattatatttgttgaTTTCTATAGagtgttctattttattttgaaatatagtttgtaattttcttatgttttaaaatcgtTTATTGTTCTTGAACATTGATAATTTCTACcaaaaagtcaaaaatttgAACTATCAAATCTTAATAGTATTTGTCTatattagttttcttttaaaaaattcattttttattattcaaaattttgtagtATATTATTCATAGAGCTTTTTAAATAGGTGTGTTCTTATTATGGCCACATGTTATAGATTTATCAACGTCATCAgttattttcacttttatcGTCTACTGGGTGTTTTTCTACACCGAGtacagaaataaaattttatagtttaaatcatatttaaagATAATAGAGTTTATTATCTGcttacaatttaattttaattcttaatataaatttatgtaaaaattaagataaaataacttatatttaaatttatatctaataatatatattttatatttaaaattataattttggaaaatcattttatctattcttttgattaaaatatataaaataaaactctaaaaaattaataaaaaaattctgttaggtatataattatcaaaaagtaaaactaaataatatttaaaaaaatttaaatataaaaagaaactaaGAGTATTGGGATAAGAATATTACCATGTTTTAAGAACTccataaaattttgaagaatttttttagttataaaaatttagataattataaaaaatagaattaagtaatatttgaaaattataaattattattatatttcaatttctattattatattctttattttatattaatgatgatatatgagttattaccatctTTAAAAAACGTTGCCAAAATATAAATCTACTTAAGGGTACATGTCAATTAGATCAATGTCATGTCATATTTTATACTAAGCCatgtcattattattttttcaaaactaCACATGACAAATCGCTTTTTAAATAATGTGTAACAGATTTTCTACATACAAAGTTATAACCAGATAAAAAAgatgttaaatgttttttataattaaatcttgtCAAAAtcatagatatatatttttatttcctaTTTGGCTACTCTCAGCAAATTAACCCTTTTTCATACGTCAATAAAATCATTTAggcaaaaaaataaactttaaagCCTCGGTTtggtctttaaaaaaaaagcctCGGTTTTGGTCTATCTATTTCACGCACGAACGAAAAGATGAATCCacgcaattaaaaaaaaaaaaaggaagcgaactcgataaaataacaaagaaaaaaaacaaaaatccctTTAGGGCAGAAAGAGAAGAAGTACTTCTGCAAGAATCAATCGCTTCTACTGGTTCGTACTCAAACCCTAATCTCCCATCGATCTCCGATCATcatccttctctctcttctctttttcattGATTCTAACTCTTTTCTTGAAAAAGCTTCACGCTTTCAACTCCCCCGATCCTCTCAATTTCAATCGATTACGCTCACAACATAATCGGATTCTTGATGAATTATCTTGATTTCACTTTCTTACTTGAGTAAAAGCTAAATAATTGTTACAGGTGTCGAAGAAGATGGGGTCAGAATCAGATCAATGCTCTTCCAGATTCAATACCATGGAGGTCAAATCtctcatttaccaaaaaatcggACACTCGAGAGCTAACAGTTACTTCCACCACCTTGGTAACTTCCTCACCTCGAGGATAAGCAAGTCCGAGTTCGACAAGCTTTGTATCAAGACCATCGGTAGAGAACACGTCCCTCTTCACAACCGTTTGCTACGTTCCATCCTCAAGAACGCAACCGTTGCCaactctccaccaccaccaagaTTTCTCAAGAAATCTGATTCTGCATTCCCTCGAAAGTGCAGGTCGAGGAAGTTTAGAGACAGGCCGAGTCCGCTTGGTCCGCTCGGGAAGCCTCAAAGCATCACCACGACTAATGACGAGTCCTTGTCCAAGGCACAGAGACTTCCAatggaagaaggagaagaggttGAACAGAGTGTAGAGAGCCGAAGAAGCCCCTTGACCGCGCTGACCGCGCCGCTTGGTGTTTCCATCACCGGAGCAAGAAAGTTTGTTTGCAGAAAGGGTGAGACTTGTCAAAACAGCGGCGAGCTTCCTGATGCAATGACCTTGAAGAGTAGGCTAGAGAAGAAACTGGAGATGGAAGGGGTAACGTTGTCAATAGACTCTGCTGATGTTTTGAATAGCGGGTTGGATGCGTTTATCACAAGGCTGATAAAGCCTTGTTTGAGTTTGGTCGGACAAAAACGAGTTTCGATGTCGGATTTGCGCGCTGCAATGGAGTTGAATCCAAGGGTTCTTGGAGAGGATTGGGCTATACATCTAGAGAAAATCTGTTCTCGTGCTTCTGATGAGGAGTAAAgttgtagaaaaaaaacatttgaaactgTTAATGATATTTGATTGATCGATTCTTTTCCTGGATGGGAATTGCGAGTAGAGTCTTCTTGAGGAAGCTTTGAAGGAGGCTTCAGGTTGTACAATAGgtttatatataatagataGATATAAGTTTAAATCACCATTTGTTTAGAAGGATatctttactttctttttctgtATTTCTTTCTCCTTGCGTCTCTCAATGTATCAAATTTtcaattaaagaaaaagaaacttttAACATCTAAGTCCTCGATAGACTCTGTTTTATTCGCAGGAAGTCACATTTCATTGAAAGAGAACGTAATTCAGACAAATAAGATAAACCAAAGCTCATTGGTTCGTGGGAAAACATGTCTTTGTAGAAGATCTTTTAAATGTTTCAGCTTGAAATAGCGTCTGGCTTTTTACGGTTTCCCATGTAAGTCATGTAGATTGTCCACAAATAGGAAAACCCGTTGCTTACAAGAGGCTGCAAGATTAAGAGAAAAAACAAGAGCAGACTGGAGTGAGAAACCAATCGTTTCAGTTTTGTCCTAAGATAAGCAGCAAAAGTCATCTGAGTTTTGTCTTGCACCACATGTCTAAAACGAGATGGGGGTATGAATGTTACCTGTAAATGAACGGGGAAGAACTTGAATGTTATAAAATCACATATAGGCCAATACATGACACAGTTTCGCATCGCAGGGACAAAGTCCCTTTTCAATCTGGCAACTATATCTGATCCGCCTTCACCTgaacaaacagaaaataatatCGCTTAGAACATGATCTAGTGTTGTAACCAAAACTACTTGTATAAACTGAAACTCTTCGCCACTAAATTCTATGGAATCTCTGGATTCTCTTAGCTAATGGAAATAACCAATCAATATGAATACACAAAAGGAAGCTTACCCTGTAGTAACGCATTCAATGAGAAGAAAGTCACCATCATAATAGGCCCGTAGATTATATTCCCCATGGCCATTTTCTTAAACGTTGTGATGAAATCCTGTCTGGGCAAGAGTCTCGACATAAAATTGAACCAACAGTGAAGTGTTGGACCCAAGACACATAGACCATATCCACCCATCCTTGCTGTTCTCACTAAGTCATAAGAGTCTGAAGATTCTTTCGCAATGGTCTGATAAAATACCACAATTCACATTAAAAACATgtaagaaattaaataaaacgaTTTTAAGAATGTTTTTCTGCTTACCTGAGAAGACAAATCGGCGGCAATGTAGATAAGGGAAGACGTGACGCTTTTGGTGAGAACTGGGCGTGACTTCACCATACCAAGATACCATCCCACGAAGCCAACAGACGAggaggaaggaggaggaggaggtgggaGCCCGGTTTGCTTTCCTCTCCCAAGAAACTGAGGCCTCGATTGAAGTCGCCTAAGGTTCGAAAGAGCAAGGCTGGTTTTACCAAAAGGATCTTCCGCCGCCGCGTTCCGCCGTATGAGCCGTGCGGCGTCGTTGGTTGCTTTTTTGAACAATGCCCGGCTCATTTTGCTCCGGCTGCGTTAGTTTCCGAGATTTTTGGATTATAGCAAAAGGTAACAAACAACTCTCCACCCACCCACCATGGCTGTTCATTTACCGTCGGTTTACCTAAACCGTATTTGGGCTAAGTATTGTTGGGACCTATATTCCATTATTGGCTTATAAGTCGAAagagggagaaaaaaaaaacagtacaaAGTGAGCAGCAAGTTCAGATTCATACAAAATGAATAACATGATCAAATCTATTACCTGTATGGTTAAATCTGATAACAGTTCTGGTTGATTATAGACTCTTTCAAAAAGATAGTAAATCCCTTTTATTTGTAGTAACAGAAATTCATCAAATCTTTATAAATGTTAAATGAAGCAGAATAAATGGTGATTTAATATGATTACGAGCTACACTCATTTACTTACAAAAGTTATACTTTTTCCCTATACAAATTACTGATGTTatggttttatttgttttgcgTACGAAAGATTTGATATTCTATGTTTAGTTAATGCATCTAAATTTAAAAGAAACCTaaactaaaatgtaaaaa
The nucleotide sequence above comes from Brassica napus cultivar Da-Ae chromosome A9, Da-Ae, whole genome shotgun sequence. Encoded proteins:
- the LOC106432969 gene encoding uncharacterized protein LOC106432969, translated to MGSESDQCSSRFNTMEVKSLIYQKIGHSRANSYFHHLGNFLTSRISKSEFDKLCIKTIGREHVPLHNRLLRSILKNATVANSPPPPRFLKKSDSAFPRKCRSRKFRDRPSPLGPLGKPQSITTTNDESLSKAQRLPMEEGEEVEQSVESRRSPLTALTAPLGVSITGARKFVCRKGETCQNSGELPDAMTLKSRLEKKLEMEGVTLSIDSADVLNSGLDAFITRLIKPCLSLVGQKRVSMSDLRAAMELNPRVLGEDWAIHLEKICSRASDEE
- the LOC106432971 gene encoding protein SYM1-like translates to MSRALFKKATNDAARLIRRNAAAEDPFGKTSLALSNLRRLQSRPQFLGRGKQTGLPPPPPPSSSSVGFVGWYLGMVKSRPVLTKSVTSSLIYIAADLSSQTIAKESSDSYDLVRTARMGGYGLCVLGPTLHCWFNFMSRLLPRQDFITTFKKMAMGNIIYGPIMMVTFFSLNALLQGEGGSDIVARLKRDFVPAMRNCVMYWPICDFITFKFFPVHLQPLVSNGFSYLWTIYMTYMGNRKKPDAISS